The nucleotide window AATAGCAATACCCCATGCAGAACCTGCACCTGCCAGGCCAAAAGCCAGACCTGCTCCTCCATAACACAGACCGCGTCCCAGTTCAATCCATTCAGGCGACATTTTCTCTCCTCCATTGTACATTTTTATAAAATAACATCATTCACCAGATTCACCAGCTTTTTTCATGACGCACACGGATGAATCAAAACTAAGCGGCTGGAATGGCCTTGTTCCTCCCTCATAAAACCTGCCGAAGAACTCAACAAAGATGAGCCGCATCGAATGGACAAATGCCCCCAGTGCACTGATAAGGAAATTAAACAGATGGCCTACCAGGAGCACAATGATGAACAGGACCATCCCCACATACGGGACGTCCCTGATCATGCCTGCCATAAGGTTGAAAGCCATGGCAATAATAGAGGTGGTAAGACCGAGGGCGAGCAGACGACAATACGACAGGGTGTCACCGATAAAAGCCGTTATTCCATAGCTGCCCATGATTCCGTAAAGACTTACAACCCCTCCTGCAAGTTTCCCCATGGGGCCCTTAAGATCCCTTCCCTGTGTCAGTATCAATCCTATTATGCCCCCGACAAAGAGCCATATACCCGTGTTAAAGATCTTTGGTGGAATATCACCGAAGATCTTCCCTACGATCATTAAAAGGCCGGACAAAGTTACAATCCAGCATATTCCATCAGAAAATGCACCGATAAAATCCCTGTTACGGATTGCGCCATACATCTTGAGAATGATACCAAGGAACTGGTTAAGTACCCCGAGGCTGAGGGCAATTATGAGAGCCAATATGGTCTTATCCATGGGGTCAAGCACAAGGCACTTCTGCTGCAGCACATGCAGGATATTCCCCTGCCCCAGGTACTCCGGTTTATGGAGATCTCCAAACCAGGACCCTGTGAGCGCCCCGAAAATAACACTGCTTATTCCGCCGTAAAGGAGTATGCGGGTCAGGTTGTTCACTCCTCTGTAAGCCTTTGTCTTAGCGGTTAAGTATGCGCCCGTTATAATAAGCATAAGACCATAGCCCACATCACTAAAGCAGATTCCGAAAAAGATATAGAAGTTCAACTGCATGAAAGGGGTCGGGTCAAAACCCTGGTATGCTGGAAGGCCGAACATCTCGGTGAGAAGCTGAATTGGTTTCAGCAGGTATGGCACAGAAATACTTACCGGTAAATCTTCATCCGGAGAAGGATCTTCCACGGTAACCATGGATTCAGGAAACTCCTTATTTATCATGGCAATGAAAGTATCCGTGTCTTTTGACCTTATATATCCACTCAATATATAGACCCATTTCCCATGCACGCCTTTCATGGCAGCAACCTGCCTGTTACGGATATTCGTCCAGTATGCCTTAAGAATATGCAGAGATCGGCGACCTTCTCCGTCGCATTGACCTGCAGCAAGAAGTTTCACTTTTTCTGCAACCTCGGCCACCTGATCACGGTATTTTCCAAGGTCCCCTTCCAGTTCCCGCATACGGTCTATGATCCTTTCCATGCGTTTCGGGAGCTGGATTTCTTCGAACCCGATATCAGAAAGGGCTTTTCGTACACCTTCGGCATCATTCTTAAGGAAGGCAAATACCATTCTGACGCGTCCATTCGCCTGCTTTTCCGCTGCGTTGGAAGTATCATACTTTTGGTTGTTGTCAGGGAACACGGCGGGCTTTACCTCTTCCCATGCAACCTCTGTCCATGGCTCTATTGCAGGGTTAAGTTGAATAACGTTTTTTTCCGGCACATACCCTATTGCCATGCCGACACGGGTTGGTGAGAAAAATTCTGCAAGATCAAAGGGGATATCTGCAATAGGGCCAAGCTCTTTCATCTCATTCTCGATCTCGTTAATCACTCTCTCGGAACGGCGGTAAATCTCGTCCAGTTCGCTCGTATACCGGTAATTGTCCTCAAGGTTATATTCGCTGAGAACTGTATTTATTTCTTTCTGAGATGTAACAAGGGGAAGCGGCGTCAGGCTTTTAATGAAGCCCTCCTGTTCAGGAGAAAAAATATTCATAAGATTCAGGATGGAATCAATTTTATAGAGACTATTATCCTCCTCTTCCGTGGGGACTTCATAGCTCCTGAATGGAACGTCCTCTTCAAGGGAATTCTTGACGTCGATAATCTCCATCATGCCCAGGTTGTTAATAGCCTTTACCAAACGCTTGTTTGTCTCTTTCGGGCTTACAACCGTGACCCTCTTTAACAGCTCAATGGCCATATTTCTTCCTTATACATTGCATAATCGTGACACGATCAAATCCACCTGGGACGCAAAAGCATCGTCGGAAACACTATTCAAGGCATCGAGCGACTCTTTCAGCTCCCTCTCTGCCTCATACAAAGCTGTTTTGTGAGTTTCCTCAATATTTTTCTGGAATTCTGCGATCTTCTCGTTCATCTCTTCAGTCATCTTTTGACGATAGGCAGCGATTTCTTCTTCATAGACCTTCTCTAATTGCTTCGCTTCTACGTGGGCATGCGCAATTATTGATTCAGCCTCGTTCTCAAGGTTTACAACATCTTTGACTAACATCACCATTGATACTCCTCGCCCACCATATCTAAATAATGTTTACATTTTAACATCAGCCCCGATAGGAATGACCTCTGTTATCATGATTGAGGCTTTTTATCCTATATTAAATATTCATTCACTGTCAATATTATTGTCAGGGGTTTTACCTACCCCCTCATACTTTTCGAAGATGAAAATCAGGGAAACCCTGAT belongs to Pseudomonadota bacterium and includes:
- a CDS encoding V-type ATP synthase subunit I: MAIELLKRVTVVSPKETNKRLVKAINNLGMMEIIDVKNSLEEDVPFRSYEVPTEEEDNSLYKIDSILNLMNIFSPEQEGFIKSLTPLPLVTSQKEINTVLSEYNLEDNYRYTSELDEIYRRSERVINEIENEMKELGPIADIPFDLAEFFSPTRVGMAIGYVPEKNVIQLNPAIEPWTEVAWEEVKPAVFPDNNQKYDTSNAAEKQANGRVRMVFAFLKNDAEGVRKALSDIGFEEIQLPKRMERIIDRMRELEGDLGKYRDQVAEVAEKVKLLAAGQCDGEGRRSLHILKAYWTNIRNRQVAAMKGVHGKWVYILSGYIRSKDTDTFIAMINKEFPESMVTVEDPSPDEDLPVSISVPYLLKPIQLLTEMFGLPAYQGFDPTPFMQLNFYIFFGICFSDVGYGLMLIITGAYLTAKTKAYRGVNNLTRILLYGGISSVIFGALTGSWFGDLHKPEYLGQGNILHVLQQKCLVLDPMDKTILALIIALSLGVLNQFLGIILKMYGAIRNRDFIGAFSDGICWIVTLSGLLMIVGKIFGDIPPKIFNTGIWLFVGGIIGLILTQGRDLKGPMGKLAGGVVSLYGIMGSYGITAFIGDTLSYCRLLALGLTTSIIAMAFNLMAGMIRDVPYVGMVLFIIVLLVGHLFNFLISALGAFVHSMRLIFVEFFGRFYEGGTRPFQPLSFDSSVCVMKKAGESGE